A stretch of Anaeromyxobacter dehalogenans 2CP-1 DNA encodes these proteins:
- a CDS encoding sensor histidine kinase: MPETVLEELKRYVRFDAGDERALRALHGAAAPQLDRIAQVFYDRILSHEGARTALVGGESRVGHLKVTLIGWMDTLLSGPWDEGYWEHRTRIGRVHVRIGLPQHYMFGAMNVIRTELMRVSWERFNADPPELERVRNALAKILDLELAIMLHTYRDDLLAQQARVERLSTFGQLVGSIGHDLRNPLGVIETSLYILRGRVGDDERARKHVDRIGEQLGVANGIITNLLDMIRNRPLAREPVDVGQVVAAAAAAVKHAPGVSVAVEGFEGLPPVDGDPGQLRQVFVNLLENAAFAAAPQGAVTVRARRDDGALEVAVEDTGPGVDPATRRRLFEPLITTKDKGIGLGLALVKRIAERHGGSVEYSDRPGGGARFTVRLPA; this comes from the coding sequence ATGCCCGAGACCGTGCTCGAGGAGCTGAAGCGCTACGTCCGCTTCGATGCCGGGGACGAGCGGGCGCTCCGCGCCCTCCACGGCGCGGCCGCGCCGCAGCTCGACCGGATCGCCCAGGTCTTCTACGACCGCATCCTCTCGCACGAGGGGGCGCGCACCGCGCTGGTGGGGGGCGAGAGCCGGGTGGGTCACCTCAAGGTGACCCTGATCGGCTGGATGGACACGCTGCTCAGCGGTCCGTGGGACGAGGGGTACTGGGAGCACCGGACCCGGATCGGCCGCGTCCACGTCCGCATCGGCCTGCCGCAGCACTACATGTTCGGCGCGATGAACGTGATCCGCACCGAGCTGATGCGCGTCTCCTGGGAGCGCTTCAACGCGGACCCGCCCGAGCTGGAGCGGGTGCGCAACGCGCTCGCGAAGATCCTCGATCTCGAGCTCGCCATCATGCTGCACACCTACCGCGACGACCTGCTCGCGCAGCAGGCGCGGGTGGAGCGGCTCTCGACGTTCGGCCAGCTCGTCGGCTCCATCGGCCACGACCTGCGCAACCCGCTCGGCGTCATCGAGACCTCGCTCTACATCCTGCGCGGGCGGGTGGGCGACGACGAGCGCGCCCGCAAGCACGTGGACCGCATCGGCGAGCAGCTCGGCGTCGCGAACGGGATCATCACGAACCTGCTCGACATGATCCGCAACCGGCCGCTGGCGCGCGAGCCGGTGGACGTCGGCCAGGTGGTCGCCGCCGCCGCGGCCGCGGTGAAGCACGCGCCGGGCGTGTCGGTCGCGGTGGAGGGCTTCGAGGGGCTGCCGCCGGTGGACGGCGACCCGGGCCAGCTCCGCCAGGTGTTCGTGAACCTGCTCGAGAACGCGGCGTTCGCGGCGGCGCCGCAGGGCGCGGTGACGGTCCGCGCGCGCCGCGACGACGGCGCGCTCGAGGTGGCGGTCGAGGACACCGGCCCCGGCGTGGACCCCGCCACGCGCCGCCGCCTGTTCGAGCCGCTCATCACCACCAAGGACAAGGGCATCGGCCTGGGCCTGGCGCTCGTGAAGCGCATCGCCGAGCGCCACGGCGGCTCGGTCGAGTACTCGGACCGGCCCGGGGGCGGCGCGCGGTTCACCGTTCGCCTCCCCGCCTGA